In Leuconostoc suionicum, the genomic stretch GGCAGCTTCACCCTGTGCTTTAGCAGCGGCTACTGTATCGGTAACTTTATCGACGACTTCTAACTTGGCCAAAAAAGGCGTCCTTTCAAAAGGTAGTTCTTACCTGTCTCAATTAGCCGATACTCAAGCCATTGCATTTGACAAGACAGGAACCTTGACTAAAGGAAAACCTGAAGTAACCAATTACTATTTTGCTGATTCCGTGAACGAAGAAAACATGATTGATATCGTAGTAGCTCTTGAAAAAGAATCCAATCACCCTTTAGCAGATGCTATTCTAAGAAAGTTTGAGCAAAAAAATAAACTAACTATCGAAGTAGAAAACCAGATCGGCAAAGGATTGACAGGAGATTACAAAGGGAGAAATTATCGTATAGGAAAACCGACTTCGTTTGACGATGTTTCAGATGAATATAGTCGTTTAAATAATGAATGGTCGTCAGAAGGTAAGACGGTCGTATACGTAGCAGTAGATGAGGCTGTTATAGGTCTTATTGCCCTCATGGATGTTCCGAGTGAGCATGCAAAAGAAACCATTGATTATTTCAGAGAACAAGGCATACACACCACATTAATTACTGGTGACTCAGAAATGACGGGTAAAGCAGTCGCTAAACAATTAGGAATAGATGAAGTGATTGCGAATGTCATGCCGGAAGACAAATCCAGAATTATAGACGAACAAAAAGAAAAATACGGTGTAGTTACCATGGTTGGAGACGGAGTGAATGATGCCCCCGCTCTCGTAAACGCAGATGTGGGAATCGCTATGGGAGATGGGACCGATGTGGCAGTAGAGGTATCGGATTTAGTTTTAATGCAAAACGATTTATCCAAATTGGTACAATCTCATAATATATCTACGAAAATGAATCGTGTCATTTGGCAGAATGTTATTTTTTCAATGGCCGTTGTTGCCTTTTTAGTTGTCGTTAGTTTCTTAGGCTTAACGGATATTGCAATCAGTGTCATTATTCATGAAGGAAGTACATTGGTTGTTCTTCTGAATGGGCTTCGATTGTTAAGGTCTAATTCTAAGCCTATCAAAAATTAATAACCTGTTTCAAATATTAACTAATTCTCGTTTTCATATGCCTCTGAAGTTTTGGAAACTTTAGAGGCATATTTTTATAAATCAGTTAGTATCAAAAACAATCGATTATGGGACGATTTTAAATAAGGGAATAATGTCAATACTTTGGAGTGGTTTTTAGATAGCCCCGCGAGGGGCCGGAGCTACCCCGAAAGTTTAATCAAAAAGAATAAACGAGGTCCAGGCAATCATCGCCCGGACCTCGTTTGTTTTCTATAATTTATTTTCGGATTCAATCATGTGAGAATCATAGTTGTCAATTTTCCACTGTAAATAATCACGGGCATCAACAATTTCTTTTACCTTTTCGTTAAGCGTATTAATTGCTTCGCCTAGAATGTCTTTACGGGCTGGAATGGTAGTCGGGTCGTCTTCGAACACGGCGCTGATGTCAAGATTATGGACAGGCTTTTTTGGCACCGAGAGGTACCGCACTCCGAAAATTTTTCAAAACCCGGATTTCAGCTTAAAACGGCGTGATTTCTGGGTGTTTTTGTAGGTGGAACAGGGACGAGCCCTACCGGTGAGAGAAAACAGGTGGTATAGATTGTGAACCAGCCGGATTTCACAAGTTGTATCGTGCAACAAATAAGCCTTCACAAGGCGAATTTTTGAAATTCACAGGTGACGGCTTATAAACGGCGTCGTACCGGCTAGTGCCGATAACCGGCATTATGTTAAGCAGCAAGTGGTATAGCTGCTTAACATAATGTAGCTTGTGCCAAGTTAAAAGCGCCAAACCTTAATTTAATAGGGTTCGGCGCTTTTTCTGTAATCTGTTCTTGTGAATTGAGCTTAAAATAATTGGTCTAGCTCTCATAATCCCCACGACTAGCCTTTTGTTATTTGTGAAATTTTAGTCCGTGAGCGGTTTATGAGACGGCTGTTTGTGCTTTTTGCGGAGGCGTAAACGGACCACTAATTTGTGTTGGGCGACTTCTTCGTCAGACAACGTTAACTTCTCATCAATTGAGAAAGAGGTCGTTTTGTAATTTTTGGCCAGGACAACCGCATAAATAGCCTGGTCAATCTGTTCACTTTGTTCTGGTGTTAAGGCAAAGGTGTACTGCTTATCACCGTATACTATCGATTTATCGGGCGCAACGCGTGTAAAGCGTCCTTTAATCGCATTGTATGTCATATAATCCTCCTTAATCGTAAATAGCTTGATAGCAACCTAAAAATGATTTATCTAATAAAAAAAGCCATTTAACGGCCGATTTTTATTATCAAATTTTCATTATTACATTAATTTATACACGAATATTTTTTCGCTGTAACCCTACGCCCCGTAAGCATGAGGGTTGTTTGCCTGTTGGCTTTTTTGTAAATTTAACCCCCCTATTAGTGATTTGGGGGTTAAAGAAATTTTTTGAAGCGTCTTTAATTGTCAAAAATGACAGGTTAGCCAGGTTATTGTTGGCGTCACTGGATTTTAAAATGGGCCACCAGGCTTGCCCAGCGCACTGGCGCAAGCCTTTGAAACAGCAGAGCTGTTTCATGGCAGTTATTGTTTATAATTATACACTGTCTTGCCCTGAAAGAAAACTTGCTTCAAAAAAAGACAAACAAAAAGAGCTGGTGTTCCTACGCACTAGCCCTTTTTACTAGAGAGGTTAATCTCCATGTATCTCTTCCTGTCTATATTATAGCATTGTATTAGTATCATTTCAAAACATGATATACTTAAAAAGCTGTTGTTTCCTACTATACGCGACGGTAAGGAGGTGAAACTCCATGATATATTTCTTCCAAGAACTAACACAATTGTTCAACGCAATCTGTGTTGCTGTTGTGACGTTCGCAATTAAACGTTATTTTGATGATCTTAATGATCGTTAAAATAATGTGGGCACCTTAAGGGTGCCTTTTTGTTTGCTTTTATTGTATAACACCTATTAATTGCGATAGTCCACTACAATTTTTTTGTTATTATACACTTACGTTTACAGATTATTTTAATGTGGTTAAGCTGACACCAGCTTGCCCCGCGCGGGTAGTGTTCTGCATGACATGCTCCCGCTGAAGGTGATCATGCAATGATAAATTGCCCTGTCACGGCGTGACCCGCCGGAGGTTTTACAAGCCGGATAAGTGGCGCTGTAAAATAGCAGTTTCCCCAGTAGGAAGGGGAAACGCTACTGGCATCGCTTGTCGATGACTAGCCTCGCAGAGCCTGTCCAAAATATCATTTTGGTATAACAGGCTATACCAGATTTTTAACGGTGTTATACTGGTCTTGGAAAACCTTTTTCGAGGAGGCATTTTTGATGGCGCATTTAAAGAAAAATACCCGTGGCGCAGTCCCCGGTTTAGCCGTTCATTTTGAACGTAAAACCGACCATCACACTAACAAAGAAATTGATGTGTCGAAATCCTATC encodes the following:
- a CDS encoding heavy metal translocating P-type ATPase, translating into METIEEQQSQEKHNHNHDREHGKMPIVLYFIGLALAVIALFLNEDYQLMRNILFSIATISAGYHVIILEGLGETIENSKVQKKFMPNSHILMGLAAIGASLMGNFWEGTLLILIFSGAHFLEDYAEGRSKREITKLLEMNPTTARLIQPDGSTKNVDVSELKVGDQLQVLNGDQVPIDGVILSGSTSIDESSINGESIPKEKSKGDDVFGSTINGTGTFTMEVTKENKDTVFSKILQLVNQNQDNQTKATSIIQKFEPKYVTVVLIAIPLFMLLAPFLLDWTWSQSIYRGLVLLVAASPCALAAATVSVTLSTTSNLAKKGVLSKGSSYLSQLADTQAIAFDKTGTLTKGKPEVTNYYFADSVNEENMIDIVVALEKESNHPLADAILRKFEQKNKLTIEVENQIGKGLTGDYKGRNYRIGKPTSFDDVSDEYSRLNNEWSSEGKTVVYVAVDEAVIGLIALMDVPSEHAKETIDYFREQGIHTTLITGDSEMTGKAVAKQLGIDEVIANVMPEDKSRIIDEQKEKYGVVTMVGDGVNDAPALVNADVGIAMGDGTDVAVEVSDLVLMQNDLSKLVQSHNISTKMNRVIWQNVIFSMAVVAFLVVVSFLGLTDIAISVIIHEGSTLVVLLNGLRLLRSNSKPIKN
- a CDS encoding MerR family transcriptional regulator; this encodes MPKKPVHNLDISAVFEDDPTTIPARKDILGEAINTLNEKVKEIVDARDYLQWKIDNYDSHMIESENKL